In a genomic window of Streptomyces sp. BHT-5-2:
- a CDS encoding nucleotidyltransferase domain-containing protein → MKEIAARIARVPGVIGVMLGGSRARGTNRPDSDWDLGVYYRDTLDLPALEALAADVTGGPVEIHPPGAWGPWVNGGAWLVLPDGSHVDWIFRDLDRVRRVWEDCRTGRFETGMQAGHPLGFWSPAYPGEVALGRILADESGELGRLKEETGTYPEPLRKALAGAAVWDAGFSVAMAAKSAATADVLHASLCLSRAVGALVQALHAHHRIWCLNEKGALAAVAALPHTPPGFTARATTLLGELGHTQAQLHHTLTQAEHLVTEVREVITAEG, encoded by the coding sequence ATGAAAGAGATCGCGGCACGCATCGCGCGGGTGCCGGGAGTCATCGGGGTCATGCTCGGGGGCAGCCGCGCACGAGGAACCAACCGCCCTGATTCCGACTGGGACCTGGGCGTCTACTACCGGGACACACTGGACCTGCCCGCGCTGGAGGCGTTGGCGGCGGACGTGACCGGCGGCCCCGTCGAGATACACCCACCGGGTGCCTGGGGGCCCTGGGTGAACGGCGGGGCGTGGCTGGTCCTGCCCGACGGCAGCCATGTGGACTGGATCTTCCGGGATCTGGACCGGGTGCGGCGGGTGTGGGAGGACTGCCGCACCGGCCGCTTCGAGACCGGCATGCAGGCCGGCCACCCGCTCGGCTTCTGGTCTCCCGCCTATCCGGGCGAGGTGGCCCTCGGCCGCATACTGGCCGACGAGTCCGGGGAGTTGGGTCGCCTCAAAGAGGAGACCGGGACGTATCCCGAGCCCCTGCGCAAGGCACTGGCCGGGGCCGCCGTCTGGGACGCGGGCTTCTCGGTGGCGATGGCGGCCAAGTCGGCCGCGACCGCCGATGTCCTGCACGCCTCACTGTGCCTGTCCCGGGCGGTCGGCGCCCTCGTCCAGGCCCTGCACGCCCACCACCGCATCTGGTGCCTCAACGAAAAGGGCGCCCTGGCGGCGGTCGCAGCCCTCCCCCACACCCCACCGGGCTTCACCGCCCGCGCCACCACACTCCTCGGCGAACTCGGCCACACCCAGGCCCAGTTGCACCACACCCTCACCCAGGCGGAACACCTGGTGACGGAGGTGAGGGAGGTGATCACGGCCGAGGGGTGA
- a CDS encoding NUDIX hydrolase — MTTMDDDYARYIAGLPRVLAGAGVIFRDAEGRLLLVEPNYRDTWILPGGTIESDTGETPRQAARRETLEEIGLDVAPGRLLAVDWVHGEARPPLVSYLFDGGVLDAAQLAAIRLQEEELLSWRLAHWDEAETLLAKGLCLRVRGALDALENGHGPVELEDGLRPD; from the coding sequence GTGACGACCATGGACGACGACTACGCCCGCTATATCGCCGGACTGCCCCGTGTGCTCGCCGGCGCGGGGGTCATCTTCCGCGACGCGGAAGGCCGCCTGCTGCTCGTGGAACCCAACTACCGGGACACCTGGATCCTGCCCGGCGGCACCATCGAGTCCGACACCGGGGAAACCCCGCGCCAGGCCGCCCGCCGGGAGACCCTGGAGGAGATCGGCCTGGACGTGGCACCGGGCCGGCTGCTCGCCGTCGACTGGGTGCACGGGGAGGCCCGGCCCCCACTGGTGTCGTACCTCTTCGACGGCGGAGTACTGGACGCGGCACAGCTCGCCGCGATCCGCCTGCAGGAGGAGGAACTCCTCTCCTGGCGCCTGGCCCACTGGGACGAGGCTGAAACCCTGCTGGCCAAGGGCCTGTGCCTACGCGTTCGCGGCGCCCTGGACGCCCTGGAGAACGGCCACGGACCGGTGGAGCTGGAGGACGGCCTGCGGCCGGATTGA
- a CDS encoding glycerate kinase, with protein sequence MLIAADKFKGSLTAVEVAEHVTAGLRRVVPGLDVAAVPVADGGDGTTAAALAAGFTRHEARVTGPTGEPVTATFALREDGTAVVEMAEASGLQHLPKDVFAPLTATTYGTGELLLAALDAGATSIVFGVGGSATTDGGAGMLAALGARFLDAGGAPVGPGGGGLRELATADLSGLDPRLARTDIVLASDVDNPLTGPKGAPAVYGPQKGASEEDVAVLDAALAHFAEVLERAVGPKAAEHALAPGAGAAGGIGYGALVGLDAAFRPGIDVMLDVLGFAPALARATFVITGEGSLDAQTLHGKAPAGVAAAARAAGIEVAAVCGRLQLPEEALAAAGIRRAYALTDLEPDPVRCMAEAGPLLERAAESLARDFLV encoded by the coding sequence GTGCTGATCGCCGCGGACAAGTTCAAGGGCTCGCTCACGGCCGTCGAGGTCGCCGAGCACGTGACGGCCGGTCTGCGGCGCGTGGTCCCCGGTCTGGACGTGGCGGCGGTCCCGGTCGCGGACGGCGGTGACGGGACGACCGCGGCGGCCCTCGCGGCCGGTTTCACCCGGCACGAGGCACGGGTCACCGGCCCCACCGGCGAGCCGGTGACGGCCACCTTCGCGCTGCGCGAGGACGGTACGGCGGTGGTGGAGATGGCCGAGGCATCCGGCCTCCAGCACCTCCCGAAGGACGTCTTCGCCCCCCTGACGGCCACCACCTACGGCACCGGTGAGCTGCTGCTCGCGGCGCTGGACGCGGGGGCCACGTCGATCGTCTTCGGGGTCGGCGGCAGCGCCACCACCGACGGCGGCGCGGGCATGCTGGCGGCGCTGGGCGCCCGCTTCCTGGACGCCGGCGGAGCACCGGTCGGGCCGGGCGGCGGCGGACTGCGGGAGCTGGCCACGGCCGACCTGTCGGGACTCGACCCGCGGCTGGCCCGTACGGACATCGTGCTCGCCAGCGACGTCGACAATCCGCTGACCGGTCCCAAGGGCGCGCCGGCCGTCTACGGGCCCCAGAAGGGCGCGAGCGAGGAGGACGTCGCCGTTCTGGACGCCGCGCTGGCGCACTTCGCCGAGGTGCTGGAGCGCGCCGTCGGCCCGAAGGCGGCCGAGCACGCGCTGGCCCCCGGGGCCGGGGCGGCGGGCGGCATCGGGTACGGCGCGCTGGTCGGGCTGGATGCCGCGTTCCGGCCGGGGATCGACGTGATGCTGGACGTGCTGGGGTTCGCGCCGGCGCTGGCCCGGGCCACGTTCGTGATCACCGGTGAGGGGTCGCTCGACGCGCAGACCCTGCACGGCAAGGCGCCGGCCGGGGTCGCGGCGGCGGCGCGGGCGGCGGGCATCGAGGTGGCCGCGGTCTGCGGGCGGCTGCAACTGCCCGAGGAGGCGCTCGCGGCGGCGGGCATCCGCCGTGCGTACGCCCTGACGGACCTGGAACCCGACCCGGTCCGCTGCATGGCCGAGGCGGGCCCGCTGCTGGAGCGGGCGGCGGAGAGCCTGGCGCGGGACTTCCTGGTCTGA